AAATGCTTATATGTCAAATTCTGCGGACAGGTTAAGTGAGCAGGAACCTCAGAAAGGCTGGCCACCTTGACTTTAAATTTGTTACATTCCCATGCGAAGAATATTGCAATCGAAGTTCACAAGTGCGGGCTTTATACTTAAGTTAGGCGACCAAACTTGTTGCTTCGATAAAAAGGTTCTGGCTGCGCAACAGCATGTATAGGGCATATGGTTGGGACATTAGTGCGCCCTGTGATGTAGCGCATGTCTGACCCAATAGACAAGATGCACCCGTGTTGCACGAGTGTCAACATTGGCTAATTACACGGAGGTTCAGCGACTGTAGTTCAAGGCAAGAATTTTGTTAAAATATGAGCACGGGAAGGCTGAATTTTAGAGCCACAGATTTATTCCTTCAAGTACAAACGCAGAAAACGCCAGGTTCCGggaatctgaccttcaagctcagcgaCGGTAATGCCAGCGTGTCTGAGCTACTGCGGCGTCGGAGGAATATGTTACACATTGCCCGCGATATGGCGTAAGGTTCTCCAGGGTGAGTTCGCGCCGACGTTTCTCTGACGTTTCTAGAGTACGCAGTTCCGGCCAGCACCACACAACCCTCTGCTCCCCACCTCACCTCCCCATGGTCCTTTCGCTCGAAGAAAGACGTTTCCACTCCGCTTGTGCCGCCATCGCCAGTTACCCATGCATGCTCTCACTCACACATGGAACACATGTAACGCGGGGGGATATTATAGGCCTTAGAATTTATACGAAACCTCACGGCCACGGCACAAATGCGACTGGAGTGTCCGTATTACTTCTAGCAACGAAGGACGTAATTGTTTATGAAAACTCACTATCTTCCATCACGCAAGCAAACTATTGGCTGCACGAAAAGCGGACCTTCATGGATTATTGGGCGCATGTACCCAAATATGCCGCCTTATAATGGGTGTCCTAGCAAACGTTAGCCAATATGTTGCTTGATTTAGTTATTTTATTATTTCCTTCAAACAACCCAACaatttgcaataaaaaaatgttgtttCTGGCGCCATTGGAGAGATGACCGAATACTTCATAGGTCTCGCAACCTTAGCTTTTTCTAGTTGCATTTTTTCGATGAACCTTGGCTAACGTTTGCGGCATTGGGCACATAATATAGGAGTATAGTGGCAGCTGCCCCCGTTCACGTGGTACGCCAGACGACAGTGCGAGCTACGCATAGTCTGGCTAATGCATTCAAACGAAATATTTTTCGTCTCATGTGTCTTCAAAGTGAGGGAAACGCCCTTCGAACGACGGCTGCAGTTAACTGCAGTCATGGTTGCGTGAACGCTTCCGAGAAATGCACACTTCCGAAGACCTCCGACATGCCAGCGTTTCAACTGTGTCCACGTGGTGCCTAATGTTATACGTCATTACGACGGTAACGCGAGTATTTGCAATGGTGGTCTTCGCGCCCGATGTATGACAAGAAGTAGAGAAGAAACCAGGGATAAATGTACAACACCCTGACCAGCTCTACGAATGCATTGTGTTTTCAGGAGTAGACATAAAATCACTCTGCACCTGTGTAAGGTGGGCAACTTTCACCAGGAACGACGGTGTGATGTGCGTCAAATGATGGATGTTCAGTCCCTTCATGTCCATGATGCTAACGGCTCCACATATTGATGGATGATCTTCCTGCAGCCAGCTGCCGGTCAACAGAAGAAACGCTCTTGTAAAGTCTACCAGGCTGCACACGTCAGGATTCCAAGCACCTGGGTGGCACGCTTTTGACGTGAATAGTCGTGCGAGCGACCGCACAAAAGTACGGCGTACACTCACACACTTTcataaaatagaaataaatgataaaaagcATACTCATAAGGGGTACGGTTCTTTGAGAAAAGTGTGGATTCACCTCGCGAAGTCGAAAACACCCCACGTTAATTTCTGTAAAGTGCGGGGGTCTGCGAGGAACATCTGCTGCAGATTATAGCATATTCAAGTTAACCCGATCATAATTCACCGAGTGCTTATTAATGTCTAGCACGACTTGACTTGCCATAGATCTAGTGTAGATGTGGAGGTTGCGTAAGATCGCGGTGTGAGAAAAATAGTATTCTTACACCATAAGTAAGATATATTTGCGAGTTCTTGGCAGTTCTGCATACCGGGTGTTTGTCGTCATATTGCTAATATCCACACGTCTTTTGTCTTGTCACTTTCGTAGGTAATTTGCACTCTTTTATTACGTAAGGTTGTCAGTACAGTGGTCTTAATATGCGCTTCGCACAGGTGTGTTCAGCCCTTCGTCTAGACCCCGATGTGCGTCTAGACAAAGGGCTAGTGGTTACCCACGCTGTAGCCGTGCTTCGCGATAGTAGCTGAGTAGCGGATCGGCGAATATATTAGCTGATGCAGGTATGTGCTCCTTCAACGACCGTCCTCAATAGAGGACTGGACAAGCAAGTGGAAACATTTGAGATGTAGGAGGTCTAACGCTGAGAAAGTGCCctgataacaacaacaacaacaacaacaacaacaacaacaacaacaacaacaacaacaaacaacaacaacaacaacaacaacaatactaACAAAACTACTGCGCCGTAATTAAGCGTCCTTAATAAAGGGGCCTACTGAAGGCACGGTACAAGTGCACCTTGTGTCAGGTTGTACAATTTCCTAAAGACGCTAAACAATAGCTGCTAGTTCAAGCCGCATAAGTTTTGAGGAATATTAGTTCGTGCTGGTGATAAGAATAGAATAAGCAGATGAAATTCCATCAAGTACGGAACTCTCATGCTATTGAATGCGGAGTACCCACTTCTTCCTCTGACGGTTTCTGGAAAAACGTAGCGCAATCTCCTACGCTCGCGAGACTTATCTAAAGCGACTGCGGTCTTGCTTTAGGTTCTGTAATAAAATAGGTTTGTACCATCGGCGCAATAGGTACAACCTATGTGGGTCAATGAGCAAATGCCCGCGTGGCAAACTTGTTACTAGACGGGCGCTTACCTATATGGAAGACTCCCACGCTCCGTCCGTATTCGTCAGGTTCAGGCGATATCAACATAAGTTTGTGGTCGTTGCAAACTGTTTTCAACGGAACATTCCCAGGGACaaggccgtcgaaaaactgcggCATGTCTCGCCGCGCGCGGAAGAAGTTTTTTACCATCTTGAACGCATCTTCTACTCTGTATTTCCGGGCCCGCAGAAACATGACAAGGAAGCCATCGGTCTGAGGAATCTTCAGGCTGGGCTCCCCTGAAATTTTGAGTGCAAGTAGTAAGTTTCTTGATTCCACAGTATCTCTAGTTATGAGGTGGGTCAAAAGAATAGTCAGCAGACAGAGCGGAATGAAGCAAGAAAGCATGATCAGTCTGGTACAGGCGTTCGTTACACactaaaaagttttcgggagtaACTGTACAGTTAATCCGAAAAGGGCTCTTTGCTCCCACATGAGATGAATTTTGTGCAGAAGTTTGCACACGACAAAGCAACAAGGGTGCTTTCCTCCCTTGTGGGGAGGAAAGCGCCCTTATGCAGATGAACTGCAGAAATGTACGCATCGTGTGCAAATTTTCGATGGTGAATCCTTTGTCCCACGTCGTAAAGAGAGGAATAGGTAAAGCGATCGAAAGATTTGGTGGGTCCACGTGTGgttgggtggggagggggggggggtcatctgGCTGACTTCATCTTATCAAAACCCGACATGACACGCATAAAGGTTAATATACTCTGTAACGACGTGGTCACAATCGGAAAAGAGTGCGCTAAAGCTCGTGTCGCCCATAAGGCTTGCCGTAAACCGGATACCAAAGAGGTTGTACCATCGATATTCCCTGAGCTTTTGTGAATTGGTGCATACCCAGAAGCCACAACGGCCATTGAGGTACCTTTTCCGTTACTAGACAACGCAATTGTAAAGAGAACACCATACAGCCTCAGTCATGACAAGAAAGTCTGGGTAAAGCAGGAGCTCCAATGAATGCTAGAGGCGGGAATCATCAGGCCCTCCACTTAACCATTTGCTTCGCTCATTACAATTGACCCGAAATAAGATGGGTCGTTTCGCCTATGCACAGATTATCGACTTATAAACAAACAGATCTATTCCCATACCCTATGCCACGAATTGATGAAATCATTGACGAAACCGGAGGATGTGAGTGGTTTTCCCGCATTGACCTGTGTAAAGGTTACTGGCAAGTGGCGCTAAAAGAAGATACTAAAAAATTTACCGCATTCGTCACCCCTTTCGACATTTACGAATACAACATACTACCGTTCGGATGGAAAAATTCTGGATGATGTTTTCAAAACATGATGAACAACGTACTCAAGTACTTCATCAGGACATTTTGTGATGTATACGTTGACGACATTATTGTATATTCAAAACCACGAGAAGATCATGGAGAGCACCAAGAGAAAGCCCTCGAGGAAGTGAGCGCTGCTAGACTTAAGATCAACATAGAGAAGAGTAAGTTCTTCTGCAGAAAGGTGGTGTTTCTGGGAAGAGTTTTTGACGGCCAAACCTAAGGGAACCAAAGCGGAGAACGTCCAGCGCATCATGCAACTGACGAAACCCTATGACATCCATTCTTTAAAAGTGTTTCTTGGACTCGCAGGCCCTCTTCCGCGCATTTATAAAGGTctatgcaagaaaaagaaaatgttgacTGCACTGACTCAGAAAGGAATTCCATTCGTCTGGTCTCTGGTCCGACGAATGCGACAAGAGCTACCTGGAACTTGCCAGAGCCATCTCATGTGACTCCGTACTGACACTGCCTGACTTTGATTTACCGTTTGAGCTATACACAGATGCATCTCACTATGCTGCAGGCGCCATCTTGTATCAACGCGACGAAAACGAGCAACCCGGCAGGGAGCTTGTCATCGACTACTATTCTTGCACGTTCACGAAGACGCACGAAAATTACAGGACAACAGAAAAGGAAGTTTTAGCTGTCATAATGGCCCTCAGGTATACTTCAGAAGTTACCTGGAAGGTAAACATTTCAAACTATTCAGCGATTACCAGGTGCGCTGACATATTTATTGCAACTGGCACAGCCAAAGGGTAGAATAGCTCGTTGGGTGAGCGAGATTCAGCAATTCAGTTTCGGCATAACGCATAGACCAGGTCAGAAGCATCAGGACGCTGACGCACTGTCGCATCTTCACGTGCCGCAAAAAATTCCGGAAGGAAGCGCTAACTTGATGAAGCTATGGGAGGGAACGCAAGATATGGAGCTGCGCAATGGGAAGATGTATGTCCCCGAAACAAAAGTGCCTGAAGTGCTCAAATTATATCACAGCAGTCCACATTCGGGAGGACACGATGTCTTCTGGAAGGCATGCCACAAGCTTACTCAGAGATTTACATGGAAGAACATGAAGGCAGACGTTGATAATTATGTCAAGAAGTCATGAGTGTCAATTGGTGAAGTTGAAATACAAACCTCGCGGTAATAGAATGGTGTTGCCAGAATATTCAACTGTACCATTCGAAGTAGTTCACCTTGACTTCGCTGAAGTTGAGAAGAAGAGTGAAGGGTGTCAAGAGAACCTGGTCGCCGTGGATGAGTGCACGCGCTTTGCGGCCGCCAAAGCTAGAAGGGAAGACGCGAAGTGCGTCATAGCATTGTTAGAGAGAGAAATTTTCAGGAACACCAAGATCATCGTTGCGAACAATGGGCCAAGGTTTAAGCGTCAGAAGCTACGCAATTGGGCCAGCGAAAGGAAGATTGTGCGCTTCGGTACCCAGCGCCTTACCATCCTGAGGCTAACTCTCTTGATGAACGCATAATGAGAGACCCGAAAATGTATAGCTGATGGGAAAGTTTTTGCGCAGAAACAAGACAATTCACCAGAACGAGAGATACAGGATGGGTGTTTCGTCCTGTATCTCTCGTTCTGGGTGAATTGTCTTGTTTTTGCGCACAAAATTtcccatcagctatgcaccatctctccgaatttcaagttttgttaaactaAAGCTAAACGTAATCTCAAGTTATACCCGGAATTCAAGGGAGGCTGGAATAGCGCGTTGGAGGCAGCAGTATATCACCATAACAGGTCCTACACCGCTGGAATCGGGTGCAGCCCGCATTTTGCTGCATTCAGTACTGTTCCTTGGTTACCAGCTGACGAAGGTCGGGGCTTAGTTGGCAGGATTGGTTTAAAAGAACATACCAAGACCCAACTCCAGCAACAAAAGTACAGAAGTACGATGAAGAAGAACTTTGACCTTCGCCACAGCACAAAAATGCCGGAGGCCGACCCCGGGTCCATGATACTGGTTAGGAAAAGATTGAACTCCAAATCTCCATTCACTGGTCCATACTTTGTTGCCAAAACGACCAAGCACCAAGGAATTTTGAAGACTTTGTATTATACTGGACCAAGTGGAAGAACAGAAGAGGCATCTATCGGAAATGTGGTGCCATACTACCAGCGTGAGGGGAATGACAGCGGGCCCGGAGAGTGTACCGACCCACATCGCTAGCGCCAGCAAAAGAGggagccaagaagaagaagaggacgagagATGGAAATAATGTAACAATAAACCGATGCAATCACACTGCCTGCATAAAAACTTTACATTAGTCTAATTCTTAAAGGCATGAGCGGCACCTGCATGGTTTCAGTTCTAAGGCAAACAATCCGGAATGCTTTACGTCAGTGATCGGACACTCGAAAAAAGCAGTTCGGAATCACGCTGGAATACATGAACGTACCT
This window of the Rhipicephalus sanguineus isolate Rsan-2018 chromosome 2, BIME_Rsan_1.4, whole genome shotgun sequence genome carries:
- the LOC119383640 gene encoding alpha-tocopherol transfer protein isoform X1: MGKITEDCYRQLENPGAIKAKPELNLEEIARLELGETPETKAESLLRLRQLLEGEPSLKIPQTDGFLVMFLRARKYRVEDAFKMVKNFFRARRDMPQFFDGLVPGNVPLKTVCNDHKLMLISPEPDEYGRSVGVFHIGAWNPDVCSLVDFTRAFLLLTGSWLQEDHPSICGAVSIMDMKGLNIHHLTHITPSFLVKVAHLTQDCCPVRTKAVYIINHPKIFEVIFSAIKPFLRSKLLSRVHFIGNEALEFWDHIPSDLVPSEYGGSREHFDYARQEQFVRSNRIFFESLCDCGYKDK